GTGAAGCGCGCTCCGGTCAAGGGGGCTAGGTCGTTCAGTCCTGGCCGGCTGGTGTTCACGTATCAGCCAGTGGACGACCCGGCAGCTGAGCAACTGGAGGCGATCTTGGACGAGGAAATGGCCGACTAAAGATAACGGTAGGGTAACGATGAATCGGTGATCAAGCGGACGCGCTTGCGGCTCGTCGGCCCCTCGTCGCGCCTCCTCCGCCCCTCGTCGACGAGCCTCCGCCGCCTCAGTTATCCACAGGCGCCTGTGGATAACTACAGAGAGTGCCAAGAGGCGCTGAAACTGTAGCTCTGCGTAGCTAGACGAGCTGAACTCTGGCCAAAAAGCCAAACTAACCCCTTATTTCACTTCTCTCTAGACGCGTTAAGGAGAGAAGGAAAATAGGGGGTTAGTTTGGCTTTTTGGCCTCGATCTGTCCGGGGGAGGAGGAGACCATGATCATTCCCGTGAAACGCTTCCGCCATAACAACAGTAGAAGGGAAGAACGGCGGCGCCGGCGAATGGCGCGGCGCCCGCTTCCCCCTGACGGCCGGCAGCGTTCCCGTGCTCCCCGCACTCTCCTCCGGGTAGAGCGTGGTTGAGCGCTGCTGGCCGTGTTTGTCTTCCTCCGTAGCTCAGTAGCAGAGCACCGGGCCGGCCTGGAACCAACGGTTGTCGCGGGTGCAAGTCCCGCCGGGGGAACTGGACGAGGCGGAGCGATGCGCACGCTTGCGCGGTAGCTCAGTCAGGAAGAGCAACCCTCCATACCTTCGGGTCACTGGAGGGCCGGTCACGGGTTCGAATCCCGTCCGCGACGCCTCGTCTTCGACGTCATGCACTCCGGGACCTCTCGGAGCCAGCCTCTGACGTCTATCACTCACCCTGCCCCTTGTGGGCAGGGTTTTGCTTCCGTAGCTCAGTGGTTAGAGCGTCCGCCTGTCGAGCGGAGGGGCGTCGGTTCGAATCCGATCGGGAGCGCGTCGGGGTCGCCAGTGCCGCAGTTGATCCTGCGGGGAGTGAGGGCGACGAAGCGGGAGGGTACCCCGCTGCTGTCCACGAGGTGCCGGCAACGGGGCTCAAATGCCGTGGACAGCTCAAGGTCTCGTAGCTCAGTCTGGATAGAGCACCGGATTACGGATCCGGGTGTCGGAGGTTCGAATCCTTCCGGGACCACACAGTGCACGCCTAGCTAGCTCAGCGGTAGAGCGCCGGTTTCATACGCCGGAGGTCGGTGGTTCGAGTCCATCGCTTGGCACTGACGGACGGTCGTAGGCGAGGGGAAACCATCGCACCCGGAGAACAGTCCGGTGACACTGCGGCCGACGTCGATCGGATGTCGCCTAGTGGTATGGCAGCGGTCTCCAAAGCCGCCTACGGGGGTTCGATTCCCTCCATCCGGGCAAGGCCCCATAACCGTCCCTGTAGCGCTCCGGCGCCGATCAGACGGCTGGGGCCCCAAGCGTTGAGCCCTGGGAGGCAAGCGGGCCTGTAAAGCCTGCGCTGGAGACGGCTGGCGTGGTTCGATTCCACGGCGACGCACAAGGACGTCAGGTGACGCTACTCGCGAGGGTTCACCACTGGACGCTGACCGGTCCAGCATCTGACGTCCCCAAGCCCCTGTAGCTCAGCCGGAAGAGCGCCTCTCTCGTAAAGAGGATGTCGCGGGTTCGACTCCTGCCAGGGGCTCTACGGGATATGGCGCAGCTTGGTTAGCGCATCCGCTTTGGGAGCGGAGGGCCGCAGGTTCGAATCCTGCTATCCCGACACACACGCAGGCCCGCCAGGGAGGAGCGATCCCCTGAGCGGGCCTGAGCTACGTCACGGCCCGACGCGCCTGAACGTCAGCATGACCCGCCCGCCGGCCGGATGAGGCTCGCTGTACTCCAGCTTCCACCCCGCCATTTCGATGCGGGTGACGAGCCGCTCCGACTTGTGGATGCCACCGACGGCAACGCGGTTGTGAACCGCCAGCCCCCGCTTGTGCGCCCTCAGGGCTGCAGGATCGGGCGTGAGCGGCGCAGGCACGCCGGCTATGTGCTTCCCGAAGAGCTTGAACTCCACGACGTCCCCCTTTGAGCGGCCCCCTGCCGCGGATGACGACCAGCGTACGCGCGAAGACGACTTGAGGAAGCGCGACAACCACATAAGCGCCTTCGGCTGATCCCCGGAGGAAGAGAGCCCCTGCCGTCCTCAAGCGGTGGGGGCTCTCGCACGTCTTGAGGACTGACGATGGCTGAGAAGATTTGCGCGTTCGACGAGTGCGGACCTGCACGGAAGCTGACTCGCGGCCTGTGTAGCGCTCACTATGAGCAGCAGCGACTCGGTAAGCCGTTAACACCGCGACGGCATAAGCGTGCTGACCTAAGCCCCGTACTCCCGTGCGCGTTCCCGGACTGCGGGAAGCCTACGGTTTCGCGCAGCTGGTGCTGCGGCCACTACGACCAGTGGCGTGCCGGCGGTGAAATGCGAGCCCTGCGGGAGCGTAGAGCGTCGGGATCGGCTTTGATCCGGGATGACGCGGGCCGGAAACAGTGCTCGACGTGCGCTGAGTGGCTTTACACCGATGCGTACGTGGCGGACACCAGCGCACTGGATGGGCTAGCTGGGCAGTGCAAAGCCTGTGTGCGTGATTCCCGGCTGACGGCCAGGTTCGGTGTTGACGCGGCCCGGTATGACACGTTGCTGTCGAATCAGGGCGGAGTCTGCGCCATATGCAAGCGGCCCGATCCCGCAGGGAGGGCGCTGGCGGTAGATCACGACCACACGTGCTGCCCCGCTGTTGGGGTGTCGTGCGGTAAGTGCGTCCGCGGACTTCTGTGCTGGCCATGCAACGTAGGAATTGGGCACCTTCGTGACGATGTGAGCGTGCTTGAATCCGCTATCCATTACTTGACGAGGAGTCATGGCCACGCAGTGGAGCAACTCCCACAGGAAGGGCCGTCTGCCGAAGAACTGGGCGTCGCTGCGTAGGCGCGTACTGCGTCGCGACAATCACTCATGCATGACGCTCTTCTCCGACGGCCGACGATGTGGCCTACCTGCGAATCAGGTGGACCACATCGAGGCAGGAGACGACCATCGCATTGAGGCGCTGCAGAGCCTGTGCTCTTGGTGCCACACGCAGAAGTCCTCAGCTGAGGGAGGCACAGCAGCCGCACTCACGAGGGCCTCTGTGCACAGGCCCCCTTCTGTACACCCTGCCCTGGAGGACTGATGGTGGAGCGCATACGTACCCGCCTGCGTGGGTGGGCCAAGGGTGGAGGTGTCATGCCGCCACT
This genomic interval from Streptomyces sp. NBC_00464 contains the following:
- a CDS encoding endonuclease VII domain-containing protein, translated to MRALRERRASGSALIRDDAGRKQCSTCAEWLYTDAYVADTSALDGLAGQCKACVRDSRLTARFGVDAARYDTLLSNQGGVCAICKRPDPAGRALAVDHDHTCCPAVGVSCGKCVRGLLCWPCNVGIGHLRDDVSVLESAIHYLTRSHGHAVEQLPQEGPSAEELGVAA
- a CDS encoding HNH endonuclease; this encodes MTLFSDGRRCGLPANQVDHIEAGDDHRIEALQSLCSWCHTQKSSAEGGTAAALTRASVHRPPSVHPALED